In the Lactobacillus paragasseri genome, ACAGATCACGTAATTGATCGTTAGGGTTATCACCGACATCTTCATCACTATCAGGTACTTTAGAAATTAGTAACTCTAATCCAGAACTACTTGGCATAACTTGAAAAGTAACTGGATCGCCTTTAGCAAAAGTATGATCTGTATCGACTTCACTTAAAATTTGATAGAAGAAATGTTGAATTTGACTTTTATTTCCTAATAAATCGAGCATTGTTATTCCGCGCTCTTTAAGTTCATCTGCATCCATTGTTACACGAATGGTGTTCTCACTTATTCTGTGTACTTCCACTTGTTATCACCTCGAAGTCTCTTGTCTTTAATACATTGTAACCTATTTTCTTGCTCATACAAAAACGCTAGCTTAAAAAGGCTAACGTTTTTACAATTTTTAATTAAAGATCAGCTGTCATTGCTTGGATTTCTTCAAGCTCTAAACGACGAACCTTTCGAGGAAGAAATCTTCTAATTTCATCTTCGTTATATCCTACTTGCAAACGTCTGTCATCCATAATGATTGGACGTCTTAATAAACTTGGATTTTTTTCAACAAGATCAATTAATTGATCAATTGATAAGTCATCTAAATTGATTTTTAAATTTTGGAAAGTACGAGAACGAGTAGAAATTATTTCTTCCGTTCCATTTTCAGTCATACGTAAAATTTGCATGATTTCTTCTTTGTTCAATGGATTAGCAAAAATGTTTCTTTCCTTAAAAGGAATATCGTGTTCTTTTAACCATGCTTTTGCCTTACGACATGACGTACAACTTGGTGATGTATATAAATTTAACACTTAACTCCACACTCCTTTGCGTGTAGAAAAATAACTACTGTTTCACTTACAATTATTATTGTATCACAAATACTTGTTTTTTGTAAGTTGTAATTAGATTTCTTCTTATTATCTTACAAATATTACTTTATCAGTAAATAATGAAGTTTGTGTGAAGTTTTGAAAGAAAAAAGAGTACTTACGTACTCTTTTTCTATTAATCATTAATGTTAAGCTTCTTCATAGTTTCTTCAACTAACTTCTTGTTTTCATCGGCAGTTTCTGAAACAAAACAAGCTTTATTAGCTAATTCTTTAATATCTTCAGTATTGATCTTCTTCATCAAACTTCTGATACGTAAGATTGAAGTTGCACTCATCGAATATTCATCAAGTCCCATTGATAAAAGAATTGGGAACATGATATCATCACCAGCAGCTTCACCACACATACCACACCAAATACCGTTTTCATGAGCACCATCAATAGTGTGCTTAATCAAACGTAAAACAGATGGGTTATATGGTTGATAAAGATAAGAAACATTATCGTTACCACGATCGGCAGCCATAGTATATTGGATTAAATCGTTAGTTCCAATTGAGAAGAAATCAACTTCTTTAGCAAATTGGTCAGCTAACACTGCAGCAGCTGGAACTTCGATCATCATACCAACTTGTAGGTCGTCACCGACCTTCACGCCTTCTTTAACAAGTTTATCTTTTTCTTCAGCTAAGATTTGCTTAGCTTCACGTAATTCTGCCAAAGTACCAATCATTGGGAACATAATTCCTAATGGACCATATGCAGAAGCACGAAGTAAAGCTCTTAATTGAGTTATAAAGATATCCTTGTATTGCATTGAAAGACGAATAGCACGAACACCTAGGAATGGGTTCATTTCTTCTGGAAGATCCCAATAATCTAAGTGCTTGTCACCACCGATATCACAAGTTCTAATGATAGTTTGCTTACCATCCATATCTTTGATAACTTCCTTATAAGCATCGAATTGAGCTTCTTCAGATGGGAAGTCTTTTGAATTCATGTATAAGAATTCAGTTCTGTACAAACCAATTGCTTCAGCACCGTTTTCTTTTACACCCTTCATATCATTAGGAGTACCAATGTTAGCGGCAATGATAAACTTCTTATTATCTGCAGTTACAGATGGTTCATTCTTTAACTTCTTCCATTCTTCCTTTTGCTTAGCAAAGGCTTCACCTTTCTTGGTGTACTCTTCAACTTGAGCATCAGTTGGGTTAACAATAGCATCACCATCTAAACCGTCAGCAATAAGCATATCACCATCTTTAACGTCTTTAGTAATGCTTTCAGTACCTACAACAGCTGGAATTTCTAATGAACGAGCCATGATTGCTGAGTGAGCAGTTCTACCACCAATATCAGTTACAAATCCCTTAACATACTTTTTGTTAAGTTGAGCTGTATCACTTGGTGTTAAATCATAAGCCACAACAACAACTTCATGGTCAATAGCTGCAGGATCTGGTAATTTCTTACCAAGAAGGTGTGCCATAATACGTTTTGAAACATCACGTACGTCAGCTGCACGTTCTTGCATATATGCATTATCAGTCATGCCTTCAAAGATGGTAATAAACTTTTGAGCAGTTTCATCTAATTCAGCTTCAGCATTAACTTTTTGATCTTTGATTTCTGTTTCAATGGCACCAGTAAATTCTGGGTCACTTAGGAAGAGAAGGTGAGCATCAAAAACTTGTGCTTCTTCTGCTCCTAAACTTTCCTTAGCCTTATCACGAACTTTTTCCAGTTCTTTAGTTGATTCTTCAACAACTTTTTTAAAACGAGCTACTTCAGCATCAACATCGCTAACTGAGGTTTTAGAAAACGAAAGGTCAGGTTCTACCAAAAGGTAGGCTGGTGCAACTGCAATACCATCACTGGCAGCAATTCCCTTTAAAGTTTTCGACATTATTCAGCTAAACCTTCCTTTTTCATAGTGTCAGCAATAGCTTCGATTGCTTCTTTAGCATCGTCACCATCAGCAGTAATAGTTACATCTGCACCTTGGCCAACACCTAAAGACATAACACCCATAATTGACTTCAAGTTTACTGATTTACCGTTGTATTCCAAGTTAATATCTGAATTAAACTTAGATGCTGCTTGTACCAACAAAGTAGCTGGACGAGCATGAATACCAGTTTCAGCAACAATATGAAATTCGCGTTTTTCCATTTTAAATTATCTCCTTTAAAATCAAAAATAATCGGGAGTTTTATACCCACTCGTTTATTAGGTTATCATGTTTTTTAAATGAAAACAACACAAATGTAAATGTTTACATTATAAGTTGCTTAATTTTCATTATCAGATAAGGTATAGATTATATCCCCACCACGTTGAGCAATTCCAGTTATACTTTGCCTTTTACCATAGCTTCTAAGTGCCAATTGAAATTGAAAGGCATCTTTAGGACTAACTCTATATTCTTTTAGTTCGCCACTCACGATTTGATCTAGTATTTTTTTATAATCCATATCTTATAAATTTCACTCCTTAAATTTTGTTAGTCTAGTAAAAAATTAATTCTTCACCTATTGTAGCAATTATTCATCAAAAATCTAATCTAACTACTTGCAATTAGTAAGTATCCGTACTATGATATTACCAAGTTAGCACTTGAGTATCAAGAGTGCTAAAATAACAATATAGCCTGTATATTATAAGAAAGGCGGAAATATTAATGCTATGCGATAACTGTCATGAACGTCCTGCCTCAATTCATCTTTATACAAATGTTAATGGGCAAGATCGTGAAATATCATTATGCCAACAATGTTATCAAGAATTAAAAAATCAACAAGGACAAATTAATAATATGAATAATAACAATGCTTTTTTTGGCGATTTTGATGATTTATTAAACGCCTTAAACAATAGTAATAACGAACAAAATAACTCTCAAGAACGGGATCCACGAATGCAAATGGGTGGTGGACGTCGCGGTGGTAATAACGGTGGTCAAAAATCATTATTAGACCAATATGGAACTGACTTAACTGATCTAGCAAAGAAAGGAAAAATTGATCCAGTTATTGGACGTGATAAAGAAATCGCTAGAGTTATTGAGATCTTAAACAGACGTACCAAAAACAATCCAGTTCTAATTGGAGAAGCCGGCGTTGGTAAAACAGCCGTTGTTGAAGGACTAGCACAACAAATTGTCGACGGATCCGTTCCTGCTAAGCTACAAGATAAGCGTATTATTTCACTAAATATGGTTTCGATGGTTCAAGGTACTGGCATTCGTGGTCAATTTGAACAAAGAATGCAGCAACTAATTAAAGAACTTGAACAAAATGACAATATCATTTTATTTATTGATGAAATTCATGAATTAGTCGGTGCGGGTAACGCTGAAGGTGGTATGGACGCTGGCAATATTATCAAACCAGCCTTAGCTCGTGGAGATTTCCAACTAATTGGTGCAACTACCATCAAAGAATATCGAAACATTGAGAAAGATTCTGCTTTAGCACGTAGGTTTCAACCAGTTGAAGTTAAAGAACCAACTACTGAAGAAACAGTTAAAATTTTACAAGGTATTCGTAAACGCTACGAAGATTATCACCATGTTCATTATACTGATGAAGCAATTCAAGCTGCCGTTGCCCTTTCATCTCGTTACATTCAAGATCGTTTCTTACCTGATAAAGCCATTGACCTTCTAGACGAAGCTGGTTCAAGAATGAACCTTACCATTCCTTATGTCGATAGCGAAAAAATCAAAGAAAGATTAGATGCAGCTGAAAACTTAAAGCAAGAAGCCTTGAAGAATGAAGACTATGAAAAAGCAGCATACTATCGCGATCAAATTGAAAAATATGAAAAATTAAAAGATCAAAAAGTAGATCCAGATCACACACCTCAGATTACCGAAAAGATCATGAATAAGATTGTTGAAGAAAAAACTAATATTCCTGTTGGCGACCTACAAAAACAGGAAGAAACTCAATTAAAGAACTTATCAACCGATCTTAAAGATAATGTAATTGGTCAAAATAAAGCTGTTGAAACTGTTGCTCGCGCAATTCGTCGTAACCGTGTTGGTTTTAACAAGTCCGGCCGTCCAATTGGCTCATTCCTTTTTGTAGGACCAACTGGCGTTGGTAAAACAGAGTTAGCTAAGCAATTAGCTAAACAAATCTTTGGTACTGAAGATGCGATGATTCGTTTTGACATGAGTGAATATATGGAACAATATTCAGTATCTAAGTTAATTGGCTCTGCTCCAGGTTACGTAGGATACGAAGAAGCAGGTCAATTGACTGAGAGAGTACGTCACAATCCTTACAGCTTAATTCTATTTGACGAAATTGAAAAGGCTCATCCGGATGTACTTCACCTTTTCTTACAAATTCTTGACGATGGTCGCTTAACTGATTCACAAGGTCGTACTGTTTCATTTAAAGACACAATTATTATTATGACTTCTAATGCTGGTCAAGGAATTAAAGAAGCAAACGTTGGTTTTGCTGCTGAAAACAGTCATCAAGAACAATTTAAGAATACCCTTGGTCAATACTTCAAACCTGAATTTTTAAATAGACTAGATGATATTGTTGAATTTAATTCACTTGATAAGAAGGACTTAATTAAGATTGTCGACTTGATGCTTGCTAATACTAACAATATGGTTAAAGATCAAGGTCTTCATATTGAAGTTACTCCAGAAGCAAAGGAACTACTTGTAGAAAAAGGCTATGATCCATCTATGGGTGCTCGTCCTCTTCGTCGTACAATCCAAGAAGAAATCGAAGACAAAGTTGCAGATTACAAGTTAGACAATCCTGCAGCTAAAAAATTAAAGGCTAGTGTAGTAGATAACAACATTGTAATCAGTGAAAATTAAGTCTCCCAATACTAAGTAAGAGCCACATAAATGTGACTCTTTTTTTATTTATTTTTATAAATCTTCTAAAAAGGTTATACTTAAGTTGGGATTTTAAAGACACATTTATATTATCGAGGTTATAAATATGATGCATTTAATTGATATTACAAATAGCTACCGTGATTTAGTTCAAAGACAGCTAGCAGCTACCAATAGTCAATTCGTAAAGGTTTACTCTTTAGGTAATACCACAATAGTATATAGCGAAACTACTGATAAAATCGAAATCGTAATGGAAAATCATAAACGTCCTATTAGACAAGACGAAGTAGAGTTTGTCATTAAGCGTTTAATTCATGAAGATCGCATTTACGATATAACAGTTGATAAGAGTAGAAAGATTATTTCTATTACTTGCGATCGATAAAATCGCATTTAAAAAGCCATGGAAAATTCCATGGCTTTTTATTTGGGCTTTATTATAATCTTGAAGTTAATTCAACATCTGGATATTTATCTTTAAACCATCTTTCTGCAAAAGCATTTTCAAACAGAAATAGTGGCTCACCATTTCTATCTTTTACTAACAAGTTACGCGAAGATGACATCTTAGGATCTAACTGATCTGGATTAATCCAGCGTGCTACACGATTACCTAAAGTATGAAGCTCTACTTCTGAATTATATTCGTTCTTCATTCTAAAAGAAAAGACTTCAAACTGTAATTGACCAACTGCACCTAGGATATAATCATCAGTTGCATAACCACGATAAAGCTGAATTGCACCTTCTTGAACCAGTTGGTTCATCCCTTTATGGAAAGACTTTTGCTTCATAACATTCTTAGCAGTCACACGCATAAAGATTTCTGGTGTAAATTGCGGCAAAGCTGGATAAACAATCTTTTTCTTACCAGCGTAAATTGAATCACCAATTTGAAAGTTACCTGTGTCATATAAACCAACTATATCGCCAGCAACCGCATCAGAAACTTGAACTCGTTCGCTAGACATAAATTCAGTTGCATTATTTAATCTAACTGGCTTTCCAGTTCTAGCTAAAGTTACGTCAATCCCCTTTTTAAATTCCCCGCTTCCGATTCTTACAAAGGCAATTCGATCACGATGGTTAGGATTCATATTAGCCTGAATCTTAAAAACAAACCCAGAAAATTCAGGATCGTCTGCAGCTAATTTTTCATCATCATTAACAACATGTTCTTGAGGAGCTGGGGCTAAATTAACAAAACTATCTAAAAAAGTCTCAACACCAAAATTAGTTAAAGCAGATCCAAAGAAGACTGGAGTCTGGTCTCCTTTTAAGATTTTTTCTTTATCAAAAGTATTTCCTGCTTCTTTTAACAAATCAATGTCATCTAAAGTTGATTGATATAAACTATCTTGTGCTAAAGGTTCATCTTCTGATAATTTTCCATTTTTATCTAATGGTAAATAGCGATCATCATCATCTTTTCGATAAAGTTCAACACGATTATTTGCAATATCGTATAATCCTTTTAATTGCTTTCCCATACCAATTGGCCAGTTCATGGCTACGCCTTCAATACCGAGCAAATCTTCTAATTCAGCAATTAAATCTAGCGGTTCGCGTCCATCACGATCAAGCTTATTCATAAAAGTAAAGATAGGAATGCCACGCTTTTTTACAACCTTAAATAACTTTTTGGTTTGAGGCTCAATACCCTTAGCTGAATCAATAACCATTACCGCAGCATCAACTGCCATTAAAGTCCGGTAAGTATCTTCAGAGAAATCTTGGTGTCCAGGAGTATCAAGAATATTGATTCTCTTTCCCTGATATTCAAACTGCATTACTGAACTAGTTACTGAAATACCACGCTTCTTTTCAATTGCCATCCAGTCACTAGTTGCATAATGTCCACTTTTACGTGCTTTAACCGTACCTGCACTTCTAA is a window encoding:
- the spxA gene encoding transcriptional regulator SpxA produces the protein MLNLYTSPSCTSCRKAKAWLKEHDIPFKERNIFANPLNKEEIMQILRMTENGTEEIISTRSRTFQNLKINLDDLSIDQLIDLVEKNPSLLRRPIIMDDRRLQVGYNEDEIRRFLPRKVRRLELEEIQAMTADL
- the ptsP gene encoding phosphoenolpyruvate--protein phosphotransferase translates to MSKTLKGIAASDGIAVAPAYLLVEPDLSFSKTSVSDVDAEVARFKKVVEESTKELEKVRDKAKESLGAEEAQVFDAHLLFLSDPEFTGAIETEIKDQKVNAEAELDETAQKFITIFEGMTDNAYMQERAADVRDVSKRIMAHLLGKKLPDPAAIDHEVVVVAYDLTPSDTAQLNKKYVKGFVTDIGGRTAHSAIMARSLEIPAVVGTESITKDVKDGDMLIADGLDGDAIVNPTDAQVEEYTKKGEAFAKQKEEWKKLKNEPSVTADNKKFIIAANIGTPNDMKGVKENGAEAIGLYRTEFLYMNSKDFPSEEAQFDAYKEVIKDMDGKQTIIRTCDIGGDKHLDYWDLPEEMNPFLGVRAIRLSMQYKDIFITQLRALLRASAYGPLGIMFPMIGTLAELREAKQILAEEKDKLVKEGVKVGDDLQVGMMIEVPAAAVLADQFAKEVDFFSIGTNDLIQYTMAADRGNDNVSYLYQPYNPSVLRLIKHTIDGAHENGIWCGMCGEAAGDDIMFPILLSMGLDEYSMSATSILRIRSLMKKINTEDIKELANKACFVSETADENKKLVEETMKKLNIND
- a CDS encoding phosphocarrier protein HPr: MEKREFHIVAETGIHARPATLLVQAASKFNSDINLEYNGKSVNLKSIMGVMSLGVGQGADVTITADGDDAKEAIEAIADTMKKEGLAE
- a CDS encoding ATP-dependent Clp protease ATP-binding subunit; the protein is MLCDNCHERPASIHLYTNVNGQDREISLCQQCYQELKNQQGQINNMNNNNAFFGDFDDLLNALNNSNNEQNNSQERDPRMQMGGGRRGGNNGGQKSLLDQYGTDLTDLAKKGKIDPVIGRDKEIARVIEILNRRTKNNPVLIGEAGVGKTAVVEGLAQQIVDGSVPAKLQDKRIISLNMVSMVQGTGIRGQFEQRMQQLIKELEQNDNIILFIDEIHELVGAGNAEGGMDAGNIIKPALARGDFQLIGATTIKEYRNIEKDSALARRFQPVEVKEPTTEETVKILQGIRKRYEDYHHVHYTDEAIQAAVALSSRYIQDRFLPDKAIDLLDEAGSRMNLTIPYVDSEKIKERLDAAENLKQEALKNEDYEKAAYYRDQIEKYEKLKDQKVDPDHTPQITEKIMNKIVEEKTNIPVGDLQKQEETQLKNLSTDLKDNVIGQNKAVETVARAIRRNRVGFNKSGRPIGSFLFVGPTGVGKTELAKQLAKQIFGTEDAMIRFDMSEYMEQYSVSKLIGSAPGYVGYEEAGQLTERVRHNPYSLILFDEIEKAHPDVLHLFLQILDDGRLTDSQGRTVSFKDTIIIMTSNAGQGIKEANVGFAAENSHQEQFKNTLGQYFKPEFLNRLDDIVEFNSLDKKDLIKIVDLMLANTNNMVKDQGLHIEVTPEAKELLVEKGYDPSMGARPLRRTIQEEIEDKVADYKLDNPAAKKLKASVVDNNIVISEN
- a CDS encoding DUF1827 family protein, which translates into the protein MHLIDITNSYRDLVQRQLAATNSQFVKVYSLGNTTIVYSETTDKIEIVMENHKRPIRQDEVEFVIKRLIHEDRIYDITVDKSRKIISITCDR
- a CDS encoding peptide chain release factor 3, which codes for MTKLTDEVKKRRTFAIISHPDAGKTTITEQMLLFGGVIRSAGTVKARKSGHYATSDWMAIEKKRGISVTSSVMQFEYQGKRINILDTPGHQDFSEDTYRTLMAVDAAVMVIDSAKGIEPQTKKLFKVVKKRGIPIFTFMNKLDRDGREPLDLIAELEDLLGIEGVAMNWPIGMGKQLKGLYDIANNRVELYRKDDDDRYLPLDKNGKLSEDEPLAQDSLYQSTLDDIDLLKEAGNTFDKEKILKGDQTPVFFGSALTNFGVETFLDSFVNLAPAPQEHVVNDDEKLAADDPEFSGFVFKIQANMNPNHRDRIAFVRIGSGEFKKGIDVTLARTGKPVRLNNATEFMSSERVQVSDAVAGDIVGLYDTGNFQIGDSIYAGKKKIVYPALPQFTPEIFMRVTAKNVMKQKSFHKGMNQLVQEGAIQLYRGYATDDYILGAVGQLQFEVFSFRMKNEYNSEVELHTLGNRVARWINPDQLDPKMSSSRNLLVKDRNGEPLFLFENAFAERWFKDKYPDVELTSRL